A genomic stretch from Juglans microcarpa x Juglans regia isolate MS1-56 chromosome 3S, Jm3101_v1.0, whole genome shotgun sequence includes:
- the LOC121256953 gene encoding receptor-like protein kinase 7, with amino-acid sequence MSAGPFLRQRQRQRLPPVLVFLFFFSLISFSKSDELQPLLKLKSALQDSNTNVFNSWTQGNYVCNFTGIVCNSNGLVKEINLPKQNLRGILPFDSICMLGSLEKLSLGSNFLYGTITRDLENCTSLQHLDMGDNSFSGEVPDLSSLGRLNFLNLNNSGFSGSFPWRSLENLTSLTFLSLGDNFFQTSPFPVEVLKLENLYWLYLSNCSLVGRIPEGLGNLTQLINLELSCNQLSGEIPADIGKLKNLWQLELYSNFLTGELPAGFGNLTSLENFDASRNKLQGNISEVRFLTKLASLQLFENQFAGEVPEELGELRNLVKLSLYGNKFTGPLPEKLGSWADFDYIDVSENSFSGLIPPDMCRNGKMDKLLLMQNSFTGGIPENYANCSSLTRIRVTNNSLSGVIPAGIWGLPNLALLDLSINHFGGPVASNIVKAKSLAQLFLSNNRFSGELPVKFSEASSLVSIQLSSNQFSGQIPATIGGLKNLNSLHLDGNMFSGIIPDSLGSCVSLTDINLSDNSLSGNIPAGLGYLPTLNFLDLSNNTLSGEIPNSLSSLSLSLLNLSNNQLIGQIPEALSIQPFSDSFDGNPGLCSPNFKHFQPCSSGSRTTKHLRTLIFCFIAGALILLVSLASFLCVKLRHNNLDGPLKPNSWDMKPYRVLSFTENEIINAITSDNLIGKGGSGNVYKVILADGKELAVKHIWISDSGDRKDCQSSSAMLTKRNFRSSEYEAEVATLSSVRHVNVVKLYCSITSEDSKLLVYEYLPNGSLWDCLHTCKKMEVGWKVRYEIALGAARGLEYLHHGCGRSMIHRDVKSSNILLDGNWKPRIADFGLAKIVQAGGGDWTHVVAGTLGYIAPEYAYTYKVNEKSDVYSFGVVLMELVTGKRPIEPEFGENGDIVSWICSKMHSKESLLDLVDSTISEALKEDAIKVLRIAIHCTAKLPILRPSMRVVVQMLEEAEPCGLTDIVVDKECQDGSNERVKNTGSIRALETQIDFPC; translated from the exons ATGTCGGCCGGCCCATTCTTGCGGCAGCGGCAGCGGCAGCGGCTGCCTCCGGTACTTgtctttctattctttttcagcCTGATTTCTTTCTCCAAATCCGACGAGCTTCAGCCGCTTCTCAAACTCAAGTCGGCCCTCCAAGATTCAAATACCAATGTTTTCAACTCCTGGACACAAGGTAACTACGTGTGCAACTTCACTGGGATTGTATGCAACTCCAATGGACTTGTCAAAGAAATCAATCTCCCCAAACAAAATTTACGTGGAATTCTTCCATTTGATTCGATATGCATGCTTGGGTCTCTAGAAAAGCTCTCCCTCGGGTCGAATTTTTTGTATGGCACCATCACTCGGGACTTGGAAAATTGTACTAGTTTGCAACACCTCGACATGGGCGACAATTCATTTTCTGGAGAAGTTCCTGACTTGTCTTCCTTAGGGCGATTGAATTTCTTGAATTTAAACAACAGCGGGTTTTCTGGGTCGTTTCCATGGAGATCATTGGAAAATCTTACCAGTCTCACTTTCTTAAGCCTGGGTGACAACTTCTTTCAGACAAGTCCTTTCCCAGTGGAGGTCTTGAAGCTTGAGAATTTGTACTGGCTTTACCTCTCAAACTGCAGCCTCGTAGGACGGATTCCAGAGGGTCTCGGAAACCTTACTCAGCTCATAAATCTTGAGCTTTCCTGTAACCAATTGTCTGGTGAAATCCCGGCCGATATAGGAAAGCTCAAGAATCTTTGGCAACTTGAGCTTTACAGTAATTTCTTGACCGGAGAACTGCCGGCGGGATTTGGAAATCTTACGAGTCTAGAGAATTTTGATGCGAGCCGTAACAAGCTCCAAGGCAATATTTCTGAGGTGAGATTCTTGACAAAGCTTGCTTCTTTACAGCTCTTTGAGAACCAGTTCGCAGGGGAGGTTCCTGAAGAGCTTGGGGAGCTCAGGAACCTCGTGAAGTTGTCGCTCTACGGGAACAAGTTCACTGGTCCTCTTCCTGAAAAGCTCGGCTCGTGGGCGGATTTTGATTACATTGATGTCTCGGAGAATTCTTTTAGCGGTCTTATACCTCCAGACATGTGCCGGAATGGTAAAATGGATAAACTGCTTTTGATGCAGAATAGTTTCACTGGTGGAATCCCAGAAAACTATGCGAATTGCTCGTCTCTGACTCGGATACGAGTGACTAACAATTCTCTTTCGGGTGTTATTCCCGCGGGGATATGGGGCTTGCCCAACTTAGCCTTGCTTGATCTCTCTATCAATCATTTCGGAGGTCCGGTGGCATCCAATATTGTTAAGGCAAAATCTCTAGCACAGTTATTTCTATCTAACAACCGCTTCTCCGGTGAATTGCCGGTGAAATTTTCCGAAGCTTCATCTTTAGTCTCAATACAGTTGAGTTCGAATCAATTTTCTGGCCAAATCCCAGCAACAATTGGTGGATTGAAGAATCTAAACAGTCTTCATCTAGATGGAAACATGTTTTCCGGCATTATACCGGATTCATTAGGCTCATGTGTTTCCCTCACCGACATAAACCTCTCCGACAATTCACTTTCAGGCAACATTCCAGCAGGTCTTGGATATTTGCCTACTCTCAACTTCTTGGACTTGTCCAATAACACTCTTTCTGGAGAAATTCCTAACAGTTTGTCATCGCTGAGTCTAAGCCTTCTGAATCTGTCAAATAACCAGTTGATCGGTCAAATACCTGAGGCTCTTTCGATCCAACCCTTCAGTGACAGCTTCGATGGAAATCCAGGCTTATGCAGTCCAAATTTCAAGCATTTCCAGCCATGTTCATCAGGTTCTAGAACAACAAAACACCTCCGGACGCTGATTTTCTGTTTTATTGCTGGGGCTTTGATTCTGCTTGTTTCGCTGGCAAGCTTCCTGTGCGTTAAGCTAAGACATAATAACCTCGATGGTCCATTGAAGCCTAATTCTTGGGATATGAAGCCCTATCGAGTGCTAAGCTTCACAGAGAATGAGATCATTAATGCCATAACAAGTGATAATCTGATTGGAAAAGGAGGATCGGGGAATGTGTACAAGGTTATATTAGCTGATGGTAAAGAACTTGCTGTAAAGCACATCTGGATATCTGATTCGGGTGACCGGAAAGACTGTCAGAGCAGCTCGGCTATGCTAACAAAAAGGAATTTCCGATCATCAGAATATGAAGCCGAGGTGGCCACATTGAGCTCAGTGAGGCATGTGAATGTGGTGAAGCTCTACTGTAGCATCACAAGTGAGGATAGCAAGCTGCTGGTTTACGAGTATTTGCCAAATGGGAGCTTGTGGGATTGTCTGCATACATGTAAGAAGATGGAGGTGGGATGGAAGGTGCGGTATGAGATTGCACTAGGGGCTGCTAGGGGGTTGGAGTATCTGCACCATGGGTGTGGTAGATCGATGATTCATCGTGATGTGAAATCCAGTAATATCTTGCTAGATGGAAATTGGAAGCCAAGGATAGCTGATTTCGGGTTAGCTAAGATAGTGCAGGCTGGTGGAGGAGATTGGACTCATGTTGTTGCTGGGACACTTGGATACATTGCTCCAG AGTATGCATACACATACAAGGTAAATGAGAAGAGTGATGTCTACAGCTTTGGGGTAGTCCTTATGGAGCTTGTCACAGGAAAGAGGCCGATTGAGCCAGAGTTTGGAGAGAACGGGGACATAGTCAGCTGGATATGCAGCAAAATGCATAGCAAAGAGAGTCTGCTTGACTTGGTGGACTCAACCATCTCAGAGGCTCTAAAGGAAGATGCAATCAAGGTGTTGAGAATAGCAATCCACTGTACGGCAAAACTTCCAATTCTAAGACCCTCCATGAGGGTGGTAGTTCAGATGCTAGAAGAGGCTGAGCCATGTGGTCTTACCGATATTGTTGTCGATAAAGAATGCCAAGATGGTTCAAATGAGAGAGTGAAGAATACTGGCAGTATCCGAGCCCTTGAAACTCAAATTGATTTTCCCTGCTAA
- the LOC121256954 gene encoding proline iminopeptidase-like: protein MKLGFCTNTTIIRSLPSAISAIIPHFTPLPNPSFSEKFTTSVHLRCAGRKNLVLRVQNLGYKGEQQPVDLMDSEKEVVELNRNLYQNIEPYYTGFLKVSDIHTIYWEQSGNPNGHPVVFLHGGPGGGTAPSNRRFFDPVFYRIILFDQRGAGKSTPHACLVENTTWDLIDDIEKLREHLEIPEWQVFGGSWGSTLALAYSQSHPDKVTGMVLRGIFLLRKKEIDWFYEGGAAAIYPDAWEPFRDLIPEEERGSFIDAYYKRLNSYDMETQYAAARAWTKWEMMTAHLLPNEENIKRGDDDKFSLAFARIENHYFVKRGFFPTDSFLLDNVDKIRHINTTIVQGRYDVCCPMMSAWDLHKAWPEADFKVVPNAGHSANEPGIAAELVAANEMLKNIIKKNVL from the exons ATGAAGTTGGGGTTTTGTACCAACACTACCATCATTCGCTCCTTACCTTCTGCAATTTCAGCCATTATTCCCCACTTCACTCCACTTCCCAATCCGTCATTCTCCGAGAAGTTCACCACCTCag TACATTTACGTTGTGCCGGAAGAAAGAATTTAGTGCTACGTGTGCAGAATCTGGGATACAAGGGTGAGCAACAACCAGTTGATTTGATGGATTCTGAAAAGGAAGTTGTGGAATTAAACAGGAACCTTTATCAAAATATCGAGCCATATTATACCGGTTTTTTGAAGGTTTCAGACATTCACACAATCTATTGGGAGCAGTCCGGAAACCCAAATGGGCAT CCAGTCGTCTTTCTTCATGGAGGCCCAGGAGGAGGCACCGCACCGAGTAATCGAAGATTCTTTGATCCTGTTTTTTACCGGATCATTCTCTTTGATCAG CGAGGTGCAGGGAAAAGTACACCCCATGCGTGCTTGGTAGAAAACACAACATGGGACCTCATTGATGATATTGAAAAGCTAAGGGAACACTTGGAAATTCCAGAATGGCAG GTGTTTGGAGGGTCATGGGGAAGTACACTTGCTCTTGCATACAGCCAATCACACCCTGACAAG GTCACTGGCATGGTCCTCAGAGGGATCTTCCTTTTGCGAAAGAAAGAGATAGATTGGTTTTATGAGGGTGGTGCTGCTGCCATATACCCTGATG CTTGGGAGCCATTTAGGGATCTTATACCTGAAGAGGAGAGGGGAAGCTTCATTGATGCCTACTATAAGAGATTAAACTCTTATGATATGGAAACACAA TATGCAGCTGCGAGAGCTTGGACGAAATGGGAAATGATGACAGCCCATCTTCTCCCTAATGAAGAGAACATCAAGAGAGGTGATGATGATAAGTTTTCACTG GCATTCGCAAGAATTGAAAATCATTACTTTGTGAAGCGCGGATTCTTTCCTACAGATTCATTCCTTTTAGATAATGTTGATAAGATAAGGCATATTAACACCACTATTGTACag GGAAGATATGATGTTTGCTGTCCTATGATGTCAGCATGGGATCTTCATAAAGCATGGCCAGAGGCAGATTTTAAG GTTGTTCCAAATGCTGGGCATTCCGCAAATGAACCTGGAATAGCTGCGGAACTTGTAGCTGCGAACGAGATGCTGAAAAACATTATCAAGAAGAATGTACTCTGA
- the LOC121256955 gene encoding uncharacterized protein LOC121256955, producing MEDHSFFVGQEFPDVKAFRNAIKEAAIAQHFELRIIKSDLIRYFAKCAAEGCPWRIRAVKLPNAPTFTIRSLEGSHTCGRNAQNGHHQASVDWIVSFIEERLRDNINYKPKDILHDIHKQYGITIPYKQAWRAKERGLAAIYGSSEEGYCLLPSYCAQIKKTNPGSIAEVFTTGADNQFHRLFVSFYPSIYGFLNGCLPVIGLGAIQLKSKYLGTLLSATSFDADGGLFPLAFGVVDAENDENWMWFFSELHKALEKNNGSVLQLTFLSNGQKGIVDAVRRKFPNSSHAFCMRHLTESIGKDFKNSRLVHLLWKAAYATTTIGFKQKMAEIEEVSPEAAKWIQQFPPSCWALVYFEGTRYGHLSSNIEEFNRWILEARELPVIQVIERIHSKLMVEFEDRRIQCSSWFSALAPSAEKRMVEAVDCASTYQVLRSDEVEFEVISAERSDIVNIGTHCCSCRDWQLYGIPCSHAVAALISCRKDIYAFTEKCFTVASYRETYAEEIRPIPGKLEWRRADGAPVDSDTEVVRPPKFRRPPGRPEKKRICVEDLNREKHTVHCSRCNQTGHYKTTCKADGMKGIEQF from the coding sequence ATGGAGGACCACTCTTTTTTTGTTGGTCAGGAGTTTCCTGATGTCAAAGCCTTCCGGAATGCAATTAAAGAAGCTGCAATTGCACAACACTTTGAGCTGCGTATTATAAAAAGCGACCTGATTCGCTACTTTGCAAAGTGTGCTGCAGAGGGTTGCCCATGGCGCATCCGTGCAGTTAAGCTTCCCAATGCCCCAACATTCACTATAAGAAGCCTTGAAGGGTCACATACCTGTGGGCGAAATGCACAAAATGGACACCATCAGGCTTCTGTAGATTGGATTGTGAGTTTTATAGAGGAACGATTGCGGGAtaacattaattacaaaccaaaggATATACTGCACGACATCCATAAACAATATGGGATTACCATACCATATAAGCAAGCTTGGCGAGCAAAAGAACGTGGGCTTGCAGCAATTTATGGCTCTTCTGAAGAAGGATATTGTCTACTTCCTTCGTACTGTGCACAAATAAAGAAGACTAACCCTGGGAGTATTGCAGAGGTGTTTACAACTGGTGCTGATAACCAGTTCCATCGGCTTTTTGTTTCGTTTTATCCATCCATATATGGGTTCCTGAATGGTTGCTTACCTGTCATTGGGCTCGGTGCAATCCAGCTTAAAAGCAAGTACCTGGGTACCTTACTTTCAGCAACTTCTTTTGATGCTGATGGCGGGTTATTTCCACTTGCATTTGGTGTTGTTGATGCAGAAAATGATGAGAATTGGATGTGGTTCTTCTCAGAGTTGCACAAGGCACTAGAGAAGAACAATGGAAGTGTACTACAGCTCACATTTTTGTCAAATGGGCAAAAAGGAATTGTAGATGCGGTAAGAAGGAAATTCCCAAATTCTTCTCATGCATTTTGTATGCGCCACTTGACTGAAAGCATTGGCAAAGACTTTAAGAACTCAAGGCTTGTCCATCTTCTGTGGAAAGCTGCATatgccaccaccaccattggtttcaaacaaaaaatggcTGAAATTGAGGAGGTTTCTCCTGAAGCAGCAAAGTGGATACAACAGTTTCCCCCTTCCTGCTGGGCATTAGTATACTTTGAAGGAACTAGGTATGGTCATCTCTCTTCAAATATAGAAGAGTTCAATAGATGGATTCTTGAAGCTCGAGAGTTGCCTGTGATCCAGGTGATTGAGAGGATTCACAGTAAATTGATGGTTGAGTTTGAGGATCGACGTATACAGTGCAGTTCATGGTTTTCTGCGCTTGCCCCATCTGCTGAGAAACGTATGGTAGAAGCTGTTGACTGTGCTTCCACATATCAAGTCCTTCGGTCAGATGAAGTTGAATTTGAGGTTATATCTGCGGAGCGATCTGACATTGTGAATATTGGGACCCATTGTTGTTCATGCCGTGATTGGCAGCTTTATGGAATACCATGCTCACATGCTGTTGCGGCCCTCATCTCCTGTCGAAAGGATATATATGCTTTTACAGAGAAGTGTTTCACCGTTGCTAGTTATCGTGAGACGTATGCAGAGGAGATACGCCCTATCCCTGGAAAACTTGAATGGAGAAGGGCAGATGGGGCTCCCGTGGACAGTGATACTGAAGTTGTGCGGCCACCAAAATTTCGTCGACCACCAGGACGCCCAGAAAAGAAACGAATTTGTGTAGAGGACCTTAATCGCGAGAAACACACTGTCCATTGTAGTCGATGTAACCAAACGGGACATTACAAGACTACTTGCAAAGCAGATGGTATGAAGGGTATTGAACAGTTTTAG
- the LOC121256956 gene encoding DUF21 domain-containing protein At2g14520-like isoform X1 — protein MAVEYKCCESEFFVHILIITLLVIFAGLMSGLTLGLMSMSLVDLEVLAKSGTPKDRQHAAKILPVVRNQHLLLCTLLICNAASMEALPIFLDSLVTAWGAILISVTLILLFGEVIPQSVCSRYGLTIGAAMAPFVRVLVWICFPVAFPISKLLDFLLGHGHVALFRRAELKTLVNFHGNEAGKGGELTHDETTIIAGALELTEKTAGDAMTPISETFAIDINAKLDRDLMHLILEKGHSRVPVYYEQSTNIIGLVLVKNLLAMHPEDEVPVKSVTIRRIPRVLETLPLYDILNEFQKGHSHMAVVVRRCNEAVKSPNDPPENQVKDVRIHIDGEKPSQERIAKSKRPIQKWKSFPNSANHSSKGGSRSKKWTKEMYSDILQIDGNPLPELPQEEEAVGIITMEDVIEELLQEEIFDETDHQFEDS, from the exons ATGGCGGTGGAGTACAAATGTTGCGAATCGGAGTTTTTCGTACACATACTCATAATCACACTGTTGGTGATATTCGCCGGGTTGATGTCAGGGCTCACCTTGGGGCTCATGTCCATGAGCCTCGTCGATCTCGAGGTCCTCGCCAAGTCTGGAACACCTAAAGATCGCCAACACGCCg CCAAGATTTTGCCAGTGGTCAGAAATCAACATTTACTGCTTTGCACCTTACTTATTTGCAATGCTGCTTCCATGGAG GCGCttccaatttttcttgataGTCTGGTTACAGCGTGGGGTGCTATTCTGATTTCAGTGACATTGATTCTTTTGTTCGGTGAG GTAATACCGCAGTCTGTTTGTTCTCGATATGGTTTAACAATCGGCGCAGCAATGGCTCCATTTGTCCGTGTTCTTGTTTGGATCTGCTTTCCTGTTGCATTTCCAATCAGCAAG CTATTAGACTTTCTGCTGGGACATGGGCATGTAGCTCTTTTTCGCAGAGCTGAATTGAAAACACTTGTAAATTTTCATGGCAATGAG GCTGGAAAAGGTGGAGAGCTGACGCATGATGAGACAACAATTATTGCTGGAGCACTTGAGCTTACTGAAAAAACGGCCGGTGATGCCATGACTCCTATATCTGAAACATTTGCAATCGATATCAATGCCAAGCTTGACAG GGATTTGATGCACCTAATATTGGAGAAAGGGCATAGCAGAGTGCCTGTTTATTACGAGCAATCTACAAACATAATTGGACTCGTATTG GTCAAGAATTTGCTAGCGATGCACCCAGAAGATGAAGTGCCAGTGAAGAGTGTCACCATACGCAGGATTCCAAG AGTGCTAGAGACTTTGCCCTTGTATGACATATTGAATGAGTTTCAGAAAGGTCACAGCCACATGGCTGTTGTGGTAAGACGTTGCAACGAGGCAGTCAAGTCCCCTAATGACCCTCCTGAAA atcaagtgAAAGACGTGAGAATACACATTGATGGTGAAAAGCCTTCCCAAGAGAGGATTGCAAAGAGCAAGAGACCAATCCAGAAGTGGAAGAGCTTTCCTAACAGTGCCAATCACTCATCTAAGGGTGGCTCTAGGAGCAAGAAGTGGACAAAGGAAATGTACTCTGACATCCTGCAGATAGATGGTAATCCACTCCCAGAGCTCcctcaagaagaagaagctgtTGGCATAATAACGATGGAAGATGTCATTGAAGAACTTTTACAG GAGGAGATCTTTGACGAGACGGATCATCAATTCGAGGATTCCTGA
- the LOC121256956 gene encoding DUF21 domain-containing protein At2g14520-like isoform X2: MAVEYKCCESEFFVHILIITLLVIFAGLMSGLTLGLMSMSLVDLEVLAKSGTPKDRQHAAKILPVVRNQHLLLCTLLICNAASMEALPIFLDSLVTAWGAILISVTLILLFGEVIPQSVCSRYGLTIGAAMAPFVRVLVWICFPVAFPISKLLDFLLGHGHVALFRRAELKTLVNFHGNEAGKGGELTHDETTIIAGALELTEKTAGDAMTPISETFAIDINAKLDRDLMHLILEKGHSRVPVYYEQSTNIIGLVLVKNLLAMHPEDEVPVKSVTIRRIPRVLETLPLYDILNEFQKGHSHMAVVVRRCNEAVKSPNDPPESERRENTH; encoded by the exons ATGGCGGTGGAGTACAAATGTTGCGAATCGGAGTTTTTCGTACACATACTCATAATCACACTGTTGGTGATATTCGCCGGGTTGATGTCAGGGCTCACCTTGGGGCTCATGTCCATGAGCCTCGTCGATCTCGAGGTCCTCGCCAAGTCTGGAACACCTAAAGATCGCCAACACGCCg CCAAGATTTTGCCAGTGGTCAGAAATCAACATTTACTGCTTTGCACCTTACTTATTTGCAATGCTGCTTCCATGGAG GCGCttccaatttttcttgataGTCTGGTTACAGCGTGGGGTGCTATTCTGATTTCAGTGACATTGATTCTTTTGTTCGGTGAG GTAATACCGCAGTCTGTTTGTTCTCGATATGGTTTAACAATCGGCGCAGCAATGGCTCCATTTGTCCGTGTTCTTGTTTGGATCTGCTTTCCTGTTGCATTTCCAATCAGCAAG CTATTAGACTTTCTGCTGGGACATGGGCATGTAGCTCTTTTTCGCAGAGCTGAATTGAAAACACTTGTAAATTTTCATGGCAATGAG GCTGGAAAAGGTGGAGAGCTGACGCATGATGAGACAACAATTATTGCTGGAGCACTTGAGCTTACTGAAAAAACGGCCGGTGATGCCATGACTCCTATATCTGAAACATTTGCAATCGATATCAATGCCAAGCTTGACAG GGATTTGATGCACCTAATATTGGAGAAAGGGCATAGCAGAGTGCCTGTTTATTACGAGCAATCTACAAACATAATTGGACTCGTATTG GTCAAGAATTTGCTAGCGATGCACCCAGAAGATGAAGTGCCAGTGAAGAGTGTCACCATACGCAGGATTCCAAG AGTGCTAGAGACTTTGCCCTTGTATGACATATTGAATGAGTTTCAGAAAGGTCACAGCCACATGGCTGTTGTGGTAAGACGTTGCAACGAGGCAGTCAAGTCCCCTAATGACCCTCCTGAAA gtgAAAGACGTGAGAATACACATTGA
- the LOC121256958 gene encoding basic form of pathogenesis-related protein 1-like: MRLSRFILANAAIYLMGLISILTHVSQAQNSHQDFVNAHNAARARVGVGPIHWNYTIAAYAQNYANKRIGDCNLEHSMGPYSENLAGGWSGLTAVDAVKMWVDEKKYYNYKKNSCVGDECRHYTQIVWRDTVHLGCARVRCKSGGIFVICDYDPPGNNDGQRPY, from the coding sequence ATGAGGCTGAGCAGGTTTATCCTAGCCAATGCGGCCATATACTTGATGGGGTTAATCTCAATCCTAACTCATGTCTCCCAAGCCCAAAACTCCCACCAAGATTTCGTCAATGCACACAATGCAGCTCGTGCCCGAGTTGGTGTGGGTCCAATTCATTGGAACTACACCATTGCAGCCTATGCTCAAAATTATGCGAACAAGAGGATCGGAGACTGCAACTTGGAGCATTCCATGGGACCCTATTCAGAAAACCTTGCCGGAGGCTGGAGTGGATTGACTGCAGTAGATGCGGTGAAGATGTGGGTAGATGAGAAGAAATACTACAACTATAAGAAAAACTCGTGTGTTGGCGATGAGTGTCGGCATTACACACAAATTGTGTGGCGCGACACTGTGCATCTCGGGTGTGCGAGAGTCAGGTGTAAGAGTGGAGGGATATTTGTGATTTGCGACTACGATCCTCCGGGCAACAACGATGGCCAACGTCCTTACTAA